A single window of Fischerella sp. PCC 9605 DNA harbors:
- a CDS encoding protein phosphatase 2C domain-containing protein, with the protein MENDAATLYCPNELCQAPNPLTHNFCQRCSTPLPKRFLWAVADGLNLGNPGQILATRYLVIDKSIILDTKPGFLPQTPDPEKLQAIRPYLRLIPYRLHVPQVYGVLSVSNGGQAREILLLEKPPIKILDGTASLTVQLCSEFTTAWRDATSMRQLNWLWQIAQLWQPLASEGVASSLLDPYLLRVEGSLVRLLELHFQEDSLPSLSQLGEFWQQLLSGAKPAIAGFLSETCRCLIEGEIQAAEQLVRVLDKGLTELGRSQSPTITIATKSDTGPSRQRNEDACYPPSGSLVSKPPHPSALAIVCDGIGGHEGGNVASNLAIETIQQQVQELTKVPYDHIEPNLLLEDLQRAAAVANDKISQRNDSESRQGRQRMGTTLVMALPIGHEMYIAHVGDSRAYWITRHGCYQVTLDDDVASREVRLGYAIYRDAVQQGASGSLVQALGMSPSISLHPSAERFILDEDCIFLLCSDGLSDFDRVEQYWETEILPILSRKADVVNITNRLVEIANTQNGHDNVTIALVHYQYKYSEPETKLEAVLPDLSDIPTANYPLTTLQPLSGSSYSQKTQVMPDTAPSKRSPVPLQLVILLALVVGGGFLGFLWGRQGGILGKKVPLPPPISSNPISATPSVSPTTGDRPQVIQTTSQLFLSTTTSPPKPAIAPAGSVLQIINPNQEPKPEQTNPKSWVYLRVCSVAGSVASSIDPPNPTSTPVVSRTIVKQREVYRIRLSEFQKSLKNISTPPPEVSNQCQLSNAASTPVEESVESVPSPAPLDRSSPPQGTNSTDSTE; encoded by the coding sequence ATGGAAAATGACGCGGCTACGCTTTATTGCCCAAATGAACTTTGTCAGGCTCCCAACCCCCTTACCCACAATTTCTGCCAGCGATGCTCTACACCTTTACCCAAACGCTTCCTCTGGGCGGTGGCAGATGGTCTGAACCTGGGTAATCCGGGACAGATATTAGCCACTCGCTATTTAGTTATAGATAAATCTATTATTTTAGATACTAAACCAGGTTTTTTACCTCAAACGCCAGATCCAGAAAAATTACAGGCAATCAGACCTTATTTAAGGCTTATTCCCTATCGCTTGCATGTACCGCAGGTATATGGAGTGCTGTCTGTATCTAATGGGGGACAGGCACGAGAAATATTATTGTTAGAAAAACCTCCGATCAAGATCTTAGATGGAACAGCCTCATTGACTGTGCAGTTGTGTAGCGAATTCACTACCGCTTGGCGTGATGCGACATCAATGCGCCAACTCAATTGGCTGTGGCAAATAGCACAACTTTGGCAACCCCTGGCTAGTGAAGGTGTGGCCTCTAGCTTACTCGATCCCTATTTATTAAGAGTAGAAGGATCGTTAGTGCGGTTGTTGGAATTGCATTTTCAGGAAGATTCTCTACCAAGCTTGTCCCAGTTAGGGGAGTTTTGGCAGCAGTTGCTGAGCGGAGCAAAACCAGCAATTGCAGGATTTCTGAGCGAAACTTGCCGTTGTTTGATTGAAGGAGAGATACAAGCAGCAGAGCAATTAGTGAGAGTTTTAGATAAAGGACTGACAGAATTAGGGCGATCGCAATCTCCCACCATAACAATAGCTACTAAAAGCGACACCGGGCCCAGTCGCCAGCGCAATGAAGATGCCTGCTATCCACCCAGCGGTAGCTTGGTGAGCAAACCACCCCACCCCTCAGCTTTGGCGATTGTTTGTGATGGCATCGGCGGACACGAAGGTGGTAATGTCGCATCCAACTTGGCAATTGAAACAATTCAGCAGCAGGTACAGGAACTGACTAAAGTTCCTTACGACCACATCGAACCCAATCTACTACTGGAAGACTTGCAACGAGCAGCAGCTGTTGCCAACGATAAAATCAGCCAGCGCAATGACAGCGAAAGCCGACAAGGACGCCAGCGCATGGGAACAACCTTGGTAATGGCTTTGCCCATAGGTCACGAAATGTACATTGCCCACGTTGGTGATAGTCGTGCTTACTGGATTACGCGTCACGGCTGCTACCAAGTTACCCTTGATGATGATGTTGCCTCTCGGGAGGTGCGGCTAGGTTATGCCATCTACCGGGATGCTGTGCAACAAGGTGCTTCTGGCTCTTTGGTGCAGGCGCTGGGTATGAGTCCGAGTATTTCGTTGCATCCTTCCGCCGAACGCTTCATCCTTGACGAAGATTGTATTTTTCTACTCTGTTCTGATGGTTTGAGCGACTTTGACCGCGTAGAACAGTATTGGGAAACCGAAATCTTACCAATCCTGAGCAGGAAAGCGGATGTTGTAAATATTACAAATAGGTTAGTTGAAATTGCGAATACGCAAAATGGACACGACAATGTCACTATTGCCTTAGTCCACTACCAATACAAATACTCTGAACCAGAAACAAAGCTAGAAGCAGTCTTACCCGATCTGTCTGATATTCCAACAGCAAATTACCCACTCACAACCTTACAACCCCTGTCAGGAAGTAGCTACAGCCAAAAAACCCAAGTAATGCCGGATACAGCCCCTAGCAAGCGATCGCCAGTACCGCTACAGTTGGTTATCCTTTTGGCGTTAGTAGTGGGTGGTGGTTTCTTGGGATTTTTGTGGGGGCGTCAGGGAGGAATCTTAGGAAAAAAAGTTCCCCTTCCCCCTCCTATATCAAGTAACCCGATTAGTGCTACTCCATCTGTATCGCCAACAACGGGCGATCGCCCTCAGGTGATTCAGACCACAAGTCAACTATTTTTAAGCACAACCACGTCGCCTCCAAAACCAGCAATTGCACCTGCTGGTAGTGTTTTGCAAATTATTAATCCGAATCAAGAACCAAAGCCAGAACAAACAAATCCTAAGTCTTGGGTGTATCTGCGGGTATGCTCTGTTGCAGGGAGTGTGGCTTCATCCATAGATCCGCCCAACCCCACATCCACTCCCGTAGTTAGCAGGACTATTGTCAAACAGAGGGAAGTATATAGGATACGCTTGTCTGAATTTCAAAAATCATTGAAGAATATTTCCACACCCCCACCAGAGGTTTCCAATCAATGTCAGCTGAGTAATGCTGCTAGCACCCCCGTAGAGGAATCGGTAGAGTCTGTTCCTTCACCTGCGCCCTTGGATCGGTCGTCACCTCCACAAGGCACTAATTCCACTGATAGCACTGAATAG
- a CDS encoding CHAT domain-containing protein: MTPSLNLAITRLVKAGPDNFAICVFDAPYPGGRVIHDCVWSVGLTQAWREWQQMFAPDTRIDISPATTFQSPNPLPNELLPPASGQMTNYTSRLMQYLGISLWRWLFDGPILNSLEGSRAFAMARNTRLRFRLEIRDPNLIALPWEIMQREPGQSAISLSQNILFSRTTSDVEPLPSLRTDQALNILLVLGANENLQLDQERTAILEQTLADGSIMGSNAQGYAPCIVNTLLQPTPQKLIQELETRTYNIFFYAGHGLRGPDGGYLLLQPDMRLNGMELAQVLTRVGVKLAVFNACWGAQPAAVNGQAIPCSSLAEVLIRNGVPAVLGMRDEIAHEESLSFIHTFVQGLRKRLPIDHAVAEARQHLLTVYKFNQPAWTLPVLYQHPQFEGELIRSYDEGITELPETSIPGIASLLPTACLKSDGITYTLETGVTRIGRTADNHIVIQEPTVSKRHAEILCRNTFSGPTPVRTYYLRENSTYGTTWILRPQGWQQIHRQEVLLEPGMQLKFGSMRSHSWEFMIEDS; the protein is encoded by the coding sequence ATGACTCCATCCTTAAACTTGGCGATTACCCGTCTCGTCAAAGCTGGTCCTGATAATTTCGCTATTTGCGTTTTTGATGCTCCCTATCCCGGTGGTCGTGTTATTCATGATTGCGTCTGGTCTGTGGGGTTGACCCAAGCTTGGAGAGAATGGCAGCAAATGTTTGCTCCTGACACTCGCATAGATATTTCCCCAGCGACAACGTTTCAAAGTCCAAACCCACTCCCGAATGAGTTGCTTCCACCGGCTTCCGGTCAGATGACCAATTATACTAGTCGGCTGATGCAATACCTGGGAATTAGTTTGTGGCGCTGGCTATTTGACGGCCCAATTCTAAATAGTCTTGAAGGCAGCCGTGCATTTGCTATGGCTCGGAATACACGTCTACGCTTTCGATTAGAAATTCGCGATCCTAATTTGATCGCCCTGCCTTGGGAAATTATGCAGCGCGAACCAGGTCAGTCGGCAATATCGCTGTCCCAAAACATTCTATTTAGTCGTACGACTAGTGACGTTGAACCCCTGCCATCTTTGCGAACCGATCAAGCTTTAAATATCTTGCTAGTTTTGGGAGCAAATGAGAATCTCCAGTTGGATCAAGAAAGAACTGCGATCTTGGAACAAACCCTTGCCGATGGCTCTATTATGGGCAGCAATGCCCAAGGATATGCGCCTTGCATCGTAAATACACTTTTACAGCCAACCCCGCAGAAGTTAATTCAAGAGCTAGAAACGCGAACTTACAACATCTTCTTTTATGCCGGTCACGGATTGCGAGGGCCGGACGGAGGGTATTTACTCTTACAACCTGATATGCGTCTTAATGGCATGGAACTGGCACAAGTTTTAACCCGTGTAGGTGTAAAACTGGCAGTTTTCAATGCCTGTTGGGGAGCGCAACCTGCTGCTGTGAACGGTCAAGCCATACCTTGCAGTAGTCTAGCAGAAGTGCTGATCCGGAATGGTGTGCCTGCGGTTTTAGGAATGCGGGATGAAATCGCCCATGAGGAAAGCCTTTCCTTTATTCATACCTTTGTTCAAGGTTTGCGAAAACGACTGCCCATCGATCACGCCGTGGCAGAAGCAAGACAACACCTGTTGACAGTATATAAATTCAATCAACCAGCTTGGACACTACCGGTTCTGTACCAACATCCACAATTTGAAGGCGAATTAATTAGGAGTTACGACGAGGGAATCACAGAACTACCAGAAACCTCCATACCTGGTATTGCTTCCCTGCTTCCTACTGCCTGCTTAAAGTCGGATGGTATCACTTATACACTAGAAACTGGTGTCACTCGCATTGGTCGGACGGCAGACAATCATATTGTCATTCAAGAACCAACAGTTTCTAAGCGCCATGCTGAAATCTTGTGTCGCAATACTTTCAGCGGTCCCACTCCTGTGCGAACTTACTACCTAAGAGAAAACTCTACTTACGGTACAACTTGGATTTTGCGTCCTCAGGGTTGGCAGCAAATCCATCGCCAGGAGGTACTCCTAGAACCAGGAATGCAGTTAAAGTTTGGTAGCATGAGAAGTCACTCTTGGGAGTTTATGATTGAAGATTCCTAG
- a CDS encoding PrsW family glutamic-type intramembrane protease, protein MTGKYARRNAFLRLVSGKEAAYGSEFRYSLFPSKEAVIGRDPSCQIVLDAMMYRMVSRRHAVVRPLPTSPDSESSWVICDLNSANGTYLNGQRLQGCQQLMPGDRITLGYDGPELLFEYEFNHQSTVIASIAEATSLPPAGGYQTPTVPDSSVSFTQLFPIISTGKDLTRKAYLIPGVLTVVFVVLMFATVGDPQANQVIVGTYIASAAYYFIYQLCGKRKPWWVLMSSGLTTMLILLSPLLDFFIFFFRNVLPGSLPSDQETITFTELLIRYFFGAGLMEELLKALPLLLSYTVSRGLRSPWRERIGVWEPLDGILLGTASAVGFTLLETLGQYVPQITQNVSIQSGDGAGQLAGLQLLIPRILGSVAGHMAYSGYLGYFIGLAVLKPRKSWQILLIGYLTSAGLHALWNATGTLNGLLLVVVGVLSYAFLMAAILKARALSPTREHNFATRFLDPK, encoded by the coding sequence ATGACAGGCAAATACGCAAGACGAAATGCATTTCTGCGGCTAGTGTCTGGTAAAGAAGCAGCTTACGGGTCGGAATTTCGTTACTCACTGTTCCCCAGTAAAGAAGCAGTAATTGGACGCGACCCTAGCTGTCAAATAGTCTTGGATGCCATGATGTATCGCATGGTATCTCGTCGTCATGCGGTGGTTCGTCCTCTTCCTACTTCTCCAGATAGCGAATCTAGCTGGGTAATTTGCGATTTGAATAGTGCTAATGGTACTTATTTAAATGGACAACGCTTGCAGGGTTGTCAGCAATTGATGCCGGGCGATCGCATTACTCTCGGTTATGATGGTCCGGAATTGCTGTTTGAGTACGAATTCAACCACCAATCTACTGTAATTGCATCCATCGCCGAAGCTACATCACTCCCACCAGCGGGAGGCTACCAAACACCAACAGTACCAGATTCTTCGGTTAGCTTCACGCAACTGTTTCCGATTATTTCGACTGGTAAAGATTTAACTCGCAAAGCTTATCTCATACCAGGTGTACTTACGGTCGTTTTTGTAGTCCTGATGTTTGCCACAGTAGGCGATCCGCAAGCTAATCAAGTGATTGTGGGGACTTATATAGCGTCCGCTGCCTACTACTTTATTTATCAATTGTGTGGAAAGCGTAAGCCTTGGTGGGTGTTAATGTCTTCAGGATTGACAACGATGTTAATCCTACTAAGTCCCCTATTAGATTTTTTTATTTTCTTCTTTCGCAACGTCTTGCCTGGTAGCTTACCCTCAGATCAAGAAACTATCACCTTCACAGAGCTACTGATCCGGTACTTTTTTGGTGCTGGTTTGATGGAGGAATTACTGAAAGCATTGCCATTACTGTTATCGTACACGGTTTCTAGGGGACTGCGCTCACCGTGGCGAGAACGTATCGGTGTCTGGGAACCTCTAGATGGCATTCTTCTGGGAACTGCTTCTGCTGTAGGCTTTACTCTATTGGAAACATTGGGGCAGTATGTACCGCAAATTACACAAAATGTCTCAATACAGTCAGGGGATGGTGCTGGTCAACTAGCAGGATTGCAACTGTTAATTCCCCGTATTTTAGGTTCTGTAGCTGGACACATGGCTTACAGTGGCTACCTGGGCTATTTTATCGGGTTGGCTGTTCTCAAGCCCAGAAAAAGCTGGCAGATTCTGCTGATTGGCTATCTTACTTCTGCCGGACTCCACGCTTTATGGAATGCCACAGGAACTCTTAACGGCTTGTTATTAGTGGTTGTAGGTGTATTATCTTATGCTTTCTTAATGGCTGCAATTCTGAAGGCACGCGCATTGTCACCTACACGAGAGCATAATTTCGCTACCCGCTTTCTCGATCCTAAATAA
- a CDS encoding DJ-1/PfpI family protein, which translates to MAAKKILMLVGDYVEDYEVMVPFQALQMVGHTVHAACPDKKAGDKVRTAVHDFEGDQTYSEKPGHNFTVNATFDEVNPDTYDALVIPGGRAPEYIRLNQKVLEMTRHFAQANKPIAAICHGLQLLAAADVLTGKSCTAYPACGPDVRRAGGTYVDIPVDEAIVDGNLVTAPAWPAHPRWLAEFLKVLGTKIEHPEMATVS; encoded by the coding sequence ATGGCTGCAAAGAAAATTCTTATGCTCGTTGGGGACTATGTAGAAGATTATGAGGTCATGGTTCCCTTCCAAGCGCTGCAAATGGTAGGACACACTGTTCACGCAGCTTGCCCTGACAAAAAAGCAGGCGACAAGGTGCGAACTGCCGTTCACGATTTTGAAGGAGACCAAACTTATAGTGAAAAACCAGGTCACAATTTCACGGTAAATGCCACCTTCGATGAAGTAAACCCTGATACTTACGATGCTCTAGTCATCCCTGGAGGCCGCGCACCAGAATATATACGTCTGAATCAGAAAGTGCTAGAAATGACTCGTCACTTTGCCCAAGCAAACAAGCCCATCGCTGCCATTTGTCATGGTTTGCAATTGTTGGCAGCCGCAGATGTACTCACAGGAAAGAGTTGTACTGCTTACCCTGCCTGCGGGCCAGATGTGCGCCGTGCAGGCGGTACTTACGTAGATATTCCAGTGGATGAGGCAATAGTTGATGGCAATTTAGTAACCGCACCAGCTTGGCCTGCCCATCCTCGTTGGCTGGCGGAATTCCTAAAAGTACTCGGCACGAAGATTGAGCATCCCGAGATGGCTACAGTCAGTTAG